In Nakamurella antarctica, the following are encoded in one genomic region:
- the typA gene encoding translational GTPase TypA: protein MTSASTTKTVRSDLRNVAIVAHVDHGKTTLVDAMLWQSGAFREGSLHTDRVMDSNDLEREKGITILAKNTAVRRGDMVINIVDTPGHADFGGEVERALMMVDGVVLLVDASEGPLPQTRFVLRKALQANLPVVLVINKTDRADARIDEVVDETYALFLDLDATDKQIEFPIVYCASRAGRASMNKPADGEMPDHENLDPLFDTLLAAIPAPQYTEGAPLQAQVTNIDASLFLGRIGMCRIIEGTMQKGQQVAWMKADGTVVKTKITELLITEALDRVPVDTAYAGDLIAVAGFAEITIGETLADPDNPVALPPITVDEPAISMTVGINTSPLAGKDGGKKLTARQVKNRLDAELIGNVSLRVLNTERPDTWEVQGRGELALAILVETMRRESFELTIGKPQVVTREVDGKVHEPFERLTIDVPEEYLGNVTQLLAVRKGRMETMTNHGTGWVRLEFHVPSRGLIGFRTEFLTDTRGTGIASAIFDGYGPWAGPLRSRPTGSLVADRPGKATPFAMFSLQERGTMFVPPTTEVYEGMVVGENSRADDMDVNITKEKQLTNMRKSSSEELVHLVPPRALSLEQALEFCADDECVEITPVSARIRKVNLNANERARTRSRTKKQ, encoded by the coding sequence GTGACATCTGCTTCAACCACGAAAACCGTTCGATCTGATCTGCGAAACGTCGCCATCGTCGCGCACGTCGACCACGGTAAAACCACCCTCGTTGACGCCATGCTGTGGCAGTCCGGCGCATTCCGCGAAGGCAGCCTCCACACAGACCGCGTCATGGACTCCAACGACTTGGAGCGCGAAAAGGGCATCACCATTTTGGCCAAGAACACCGCGGTCCGCCGCGGCGACATGGTCATCAACATCGTCGATACCCCCGGCCACGCTGACTTCGGCGGCGAAGTCGAACGAGCCCTCATGATGGTTGACGGCGTCGTCCTGCTCGTGGATGCGTCCGAAGGCCCATTGCCGCAAACTCGTTTCGTGCTGCGGAAGGCGCTGCAGGCCAACCTGCCAGTCGTATTGGTGATCAACAAAACCGACCGCGCCGATGCCCGCATCGACGAAGTTGTGGACGAGACCTACGCATTGTTCTTGGACCTCGACGCCACTGACAAGCAAATCGAATTCCCGATCGTCTACTGCGCCTCCCGCGCGGGCCGCGCATCGATGAACAAACCGGCGGACGGCGAGATGCCGGACCACGAAAACCTCGACCCGCTCTTCGATACCCTCCTTGCTGCTATTCCCGCCCCGCAGTACACCGAAGGCGCACCGCTGCAGGCGCAGGTTACCAATATCGACGCCTCCCTGTTCCTGGGCCGGATCGGCATGTGCCGGATCATCGAAGGCACCATGCAGAAGGGCCAGCAGGTTGCCTGGATGAAGGCCGACGGCACAGTCGTCAAGACCAAAATCACCGAATTGTTGATCACCGAAGCGCTGGATCGTGTGCCGGTTGATACCGCCTACGCGGGCGACTTGATCGCCGTGGCAGGTTTCGCCGAGATCACCATCGGCGAGACCTTGGCCGATCCGGATAACCCCGTAGCGCTTCCACCCATCACCGTCGACGAACCTGCCATCTCGATGACGGTAGGCATTAACACGTCGCCGCTGGCTGGAAAAGACGGCGGCAAGAAGCTCACCGCACGTCAGGTGAAGAACCGGCTCGACGCCGAACTGATCGGTAACGTCTCTCTTCGGGTTCTCAACACCGAACGACCGGACACCTGGGAAGTTCAGGGCCGTGGCGAATTGGCGCTGGCGATCCTGGTGGAAACCATGCGCCGCGAGAGCTTTGAGCTCACTATCGGCAAGCCGCAGGTCGTCACCCGCGAAGTGGACGGCAAAGTGCATGAGCCGTTCGAGCGCCTCACCATCGACGTTCCCGAGGAATACCTTGGCAACGTCACCCAGCTCTTGGCGGTGCGCAAGGGCCGGATGGAAACAATGACCAACCATGGCACCGGGTGGGTGCGTCTCGAGTTCCACGTCCCCTCGCGTGGCCTGATCGGATTCCGCACAGAGTTCCTCACCGACACCCGCGGCACCGGCATCGCGTCCGCCATCTTTGACGGCTACGGCCCATGGGCTGGCCCGTTGCGCTCCCGCCCCACGGGCAGCCTCGTCGCCGACCGCCCGGGCAAGGCCACCCCGTTTGCAATGTTCAGCCTGCAGGAGCGCGGCACCATGTTCGTGCCGCCGACCACCGAGGTCTACGAGGGCATGGTTGTCGGCGAGAACTCGCGCGCCGACGACATGGACGTCAACATCACGAAAGAAAAGCAGCTCACCAATATGCGGAAGTCTTCTTCCGAGGAATTGGTCCACCTCGTGCCGCCGCGCGCGCTGTCGTTGGAGCAGGCACTTGAGTTCTGTGCCGACGACGAATGCGTGGAGATCACCCCGGTGTCTGCTCGTATCCGTAAGGTCAACTTGAACGCCAACGAGCGGGCCCGTACCCGTAGCCGCACCAAGAAGCAGTAA
- a CDS encoding ABC transporter family substrate-binding protein: protein MKRTRALSLTALVAGTALVLSSCGGSVGGNSAATPATTAPSVAATSSSSEASSGAMSSDSSAAPTSSAASDSLADTINIGYEQATGGYNCNTAATNSVYCAYVDNVTQGAFVHVQPDGSIKPDTEFGTYEKTSDDPLTVKYTFADKAVWSDGTPIDYDDALLAWAAYSGTHPGGKDADGNATDLFQAASTNGWAQVKMPEGKAGDKSFTMVFTDPYADWEVLGAGFMPAHIAAKGAGLSTDGDGAALVAAIQNNDTATITKIADFWNTGWDYEVDLPKLPDTAILPSSGPYKVQNGSNGNLTLVKNDKWWGTPAKTNTLVFKLVSDQEWVQAMANGEIDSFDPSNVTGDIVDQLKAKPDAISYKVGEGYTFSHIDFDTSPEGKLANPKIRQAFMKCVPRQELVDKFAKPVFDGAQILNLREFLPAQGNYKDILSQVPSATLYDKVDIAGAKALLTEAGVTQPYDIRFIRSGKSSLRGDQVQVIKASCDQAGFNIIDQPDDDVFTTLTTRGTWDVAVFGWSGSGLVASGQSIYVTGGSQNFGGYSDPIVDAAWDKVVRTVDRTKAEELKVPMEEQLWANPYNLTLYANPGLVAFSSKLSGAVYNPTQAGVTWNAYEWTKTK from the coding sequence ATGAAAAGAACACGAGCACTCAGCTTGACCGCGCTGGTCGCGGGCACGGCACTAGTTCTGTCCTCCTGCGGGGGTTCGGTAGGAGGGAACTCGGCAGCGACGCCTGCCACCACAGCTCCCAGCGTCGCTGCGACTAGCTCCAGCTCCGAGGCGTCATCAGGTGCGATGTCGAGCGACAGCTCCGCTGCTCCCACGAGTAGTGCGGCATCGGACTCGCTCGCGGACACCATCAACATTGGCTACGAACAGGCCACCGGTGGATATAACTGCAACACCGCAGCCACCAACAGCGTCTACTGCGCCTACGTGGATAACGTCACGCAAGGCGCCTTCGTCCACGTGCAGCCGGATGGCTCGATCAAGCCGGACACCGAATTCGGTACCTACGAAAAGACCTCCGACGACCCGCTGACTGTCAAATACACGTTTGCGGACAAGGCTGTCTGGTCGGACGGCACTCCTATCGACTACGACGATGCCCTCCTGGCATGGGCGGCATACTCGGGCACTCACCCGGGCGGCAAGGACGCCGATGGCAACGCCACCGACCTCTTCCAGGCAGCCAGCACCAACGGCTGGGCCCAAGTCAAAATGCCCGAAGGCAAAGCTGGCGACAAGTCGTTCACCATGGTCTTCACCGACCCGTACGCAGACTGGGAGGTGCTGGGCGCGGGCTTCATGCCGGCGCATATCGCCGCCAAGGGAGCCGGACTAAGCACTGACGGTGATGGGGCTGCGCTCGTGGCCGCGATCCAGAACAACGACACCGCCACCATCACCAAGATCGCTGACTTCTGGAACACGGGGTGGGATTACGAGGTTGACCTACCCAAGCTTCCCGATACCGCGATCCTGCCGTCCTCCGGGCCGTACAAGGTTCAGAACGGCTCCAACGGCAACCTGACGCTGGTGAAGAACGACAAGTGGTGGGGAACACCGGCAAAGACGAACACCTTGGTTTTCAAGCTCGTCAGTGACCAAGAGTGGGTGCAAGCGATGGCCAACGGTGAGATCGACTCGTTCGATCCGTCCAACGTCACGGGCGACATCGTCGACCAGTTGAAGGCGAAGCCGGACGCCATCTCCTACAAGGTGGGTGAGGGCTACACGTTCAGCCACATCGACTTCGACACCTCGCCGGAAGGCAAGCTCGCTAATCCCAAAATCCGCCAGGCTTTCATGAAGTGCGTGCCCCGCCAAGAACTCGTCGACAAGTTCGCCAAGCCAGTTTTTGATGGCGCACAAATTCTTAATCTCCGCGAGTTCCTGCCGGCCCAAGGCAATTACAAGGACATCTTGAGCCAAGTCCCCAGCGCAACGCTGTACGACAAGGTCGACATCGCTGGCGCCAAAGCACTTCTGACCGAGGCGGGAGTTACTCAGCCCTACGACATCCGCTTCATCCGCTCGGGAAAGTCTTCGCTGCGCGGCGATCAGGTCCAGGTCATCAAGGCCTCCTGTGATCAAGCGGGTTTCAACATCATCGACCAGCCGGATGACGATGTCTTCACTACTTTGACCACGCGCGGAACCTGGGACGTTGCAGTGTTCGGCTGGTCCGGCTCGGGGCTCGTAGCATCCGGTCAGTCCATTTACGTGACCGGTGGCAGCCAAAACTTCGGCGGCTACAGCGACCCGATCGTCGACGCGGCGTGGGACAAGGTCGTCCGCACCGTTGATCGGACCAAGGCAGAAGAGCTTAAGGTTCCGATGGAGGAGCAACTGTGGGCTAACCCCTACAACTTGACCCTGTACGCAAACCCGGGCCTCGTGGCCTTCAGCTCCAAGCTTTCGGGGGCTGTCTACAACCCGACGCAGGCCGGGGTCACGTGGAATGCTTACGAGTGGACGAAGACGAAGTAA
- a CDS encoding ABC transporter substrate-binding protein, whose translation MNITRRRSLEEGRGRRVLLFLMLSVLVSGCTPPGLPAALPPLVSDTAPRAPVVDDLISIGTDSVISGFNPYVAQQFSPAARAIAGLVLPTVFTPGNDGPGAAPTALVDRVAVTSLDPFTVTYSLNRGAAWSDGTPIAAEDFSYLWQQMIDPELAGSVVSPGGYQLISAITSADAGKTVIVQFAKPYAQWRTLFSPLLPARSVKDNPGGFLAALTGGFAVAGGPYKMTSYDAVVGEIKLARNDKYWAKPPGPSAVVLRTGSSEDLLNAFTRGDVNALYLSPDAVTASTLEQAAANTVGGPGAVRLQPIPQPSLTSLRFNTSPGRLTANPAIRRGVAAALDEESLQSSISLGWAAGSTAPVSQLQLPADPVHVATSAGNTGSVASELGDAGYQRSGLYYRQDAAVLSITLGYPVDDIHLTAAAVRIQSQLAENGIVANLLPLAPVDLAAALAVEAPADALLQTVPRSASDAAEAVSQLGCGAALNPSVIALPSLSASSLPPSSTRPSASSSTAAPTPTATPIRTPIGTAPPTTVAGPLGNGGEDPCPDPLPFQLTALLGGDQPIVVQPEVGLPEAAQSGESPVAATTTGTPAAGGSSTARAAENPPMSSPLPTVGTVSTYARPGTSAITAAQAFTLIDDELWQRMDSIPLAQPVLLLALGPALAKFQVEPADASEQLWGGPLLDLPQWPTSK comes from the coding sequence GTGAACATCACCCGCCGCCGCAGCCTCGAAGAAGGTCGCGGTCGGCGGGTGTTGTTATTCCTCATGCTGTCCGTACTGGTATCCGGATGTACCCCGCCAGGGTTGCCGGCGGCGTTGCCCCCGTTGGTGAGCGACACCGCTCCACGGGCCCCCGTAGTCGACGACCTGATCTCAATCGGCACCGACAGTGTCATTAGCGGATTCAATCCCTATGTGGCGCAACAGTTTTCACCGGCTGCCAGGGCGATTGCAGGTTTGGTGTTGCCCACTGTATTCACCCCCGGCAATGACGGTCCAGGGGCGGCGCCGACTGCGCTGGTGGATCGTGTTGCCGTGACCTCGCTCGACCCCTTCACCGTCACGTATTCGTTGAACAGGGGGGCGGCATGGTCTGACGGGACGCCCATTGCCGCGGAAGATTTCAGTTATCTGTGGCAACAGATGATCGACCCCGAGCTAGCGGGTTCCGTGGTGAGTCCTGGTGGCTACCAGCTGATTTCGGCCATCACCTCGGCTGATGCCGGTAAAACGGTGATCGTGCAGTTCGCGAAGCCCTATGCGCAATGGCGCACCCTGTTCTCACCGCTGCTGCCTGCCCGAAGCGTGAAAGATAATCCGGGCGGCTTTCTCGCAGCGCTGACCGGTGGTTTCGCGGTGGCCGGCGGACCGTACAAAATGACCTCGTATGACGCGGTGGTAGGTGAGATAAAGCTGGCGCGAAACGACAAGTACTGGGCGAAGCCACCCGGGCCGTCAGCGGTCGTCCTGCGCACCGGGTCCAGCGAAGATTTGCTGAATGCATTTACCCGCGGCGACGTCAATGCGCTCTACCTGAGCCCCGACGCCGTCACGGCCAGCACGCTGGAGCAGGCCGCGGCGAACACCGTCGGCGGACCGGGGGCGGTCCGGCTGCAACCCATCCCGCAACCCTCGCTCACCTCCTTGCGGTTCAACACCTCACCCGGGCGGCTGACCGCGAACCCGGCCATCCGCCGCGGTGTGGCCGCGGCCTTGGACGAGGAGAGCCTGCAGTCGTCGATCTCGCTGGGGTGGGCTGCGGGTTCGACGGCTCCGGTGTCCCAGCTGCAACTTCCAGCCGATCCGGTCCACGTCGCAACATCGGCTGGCAACACCGGCAGCGTCGCGTCCGAACTGGGTGATGCGGGCTATCAGCGGTCGGGACTGTATTACCGCCAAGATGCGGCTGTGCTGAGTATCACCCTCGGTTATCCGGTCGACGACATTCACCTGACCGCAGCGGCTGTGCGAATTCAGTCCCAGCTTGCAGAAAACGGCATCGTCGCAAACCTTTTGCCGTTGGCGCCGGTCGATCTTGCAGCGGCGCTGGCCGTCGAAGCCCCGGCGGATGCGCTCCTGCAGACCGTGCCGAGGAGCGCTTCGGACGCAGCGGAGGCGGTGTCGCAATTGGGCTGTGGCGCCGCGCTGAACCCTTCCGTAATAGCGCTACCCTCGCTATCGGCATCGTCCCTGCCACCTTCGTCGACACGGCCGAGCGCGTCCTCGTCCACTGCAGCACCAACACCCACTGCAACACCCATCAGGACCCCTATCGGGACGGCGCCACCTACGACAGTCGCAGGCCCTCTCGGCAACGGCGGCGAGGACCCGTGCCCAGACCCGTTGCCGTTTCAGCTCACGGCCTTGCTGGGCGGTGACCAGCCGATCGTGGTGCAGCCGGAAGTAGGGCTACCGGAAGCGGCGCAATCGGGGGAGTCCCCGGTAGCCGCGACGACCACGGGCACACCGGCCGCGGGCGGTTCTTCCACCGCAAGGGCAGCCGAAAATCCGCCTATGTCCTCGCCCCTCCCCACCGTGGGCACCGTCAGTACCTACGCCCGCCCCGGTACCAGTGCGATCACTGCGGCCCAAGCATTCACACTGATTGATGACGAGTTGTGGCAGCGGATGGATTCGATCCCGCTGGCGCAACCGGTGCTTCTGCTGGCTCTCGGCCCCGCGCTCGCGAAGTTTCAGGTCGAACCCGCTGATGCGTCCGAGCAGTTGTGGGGCGGGCCGCTGCTCGACCTGCCACAGTGGCCGACGTCCAAATAA